The Sandaracinobacteroides saxicola nucleotide sequence CTGGTGCCCAGGGTGGTGACGGGCACGCTGTCCGACGCGAGCCGCTGGTGCCTGGTGGCGGCGATCGCGGCGCTGGGGGCGAAGACCGCGCTGGGCGATCTGGTGAAGGTGGGGCCGAAGCCGGTGCTGACGATCCTGGCGGCGACGCTGCTGCTGCTGGCCTTCACGCTGACCGTCCTGCTGCTTTCGGGCGGTTGACCGGCGGCGTTTTCCCGTGTCACAGAAATTGCGGACGGGAGATACGCATGGTTGAGACGCTCGATGTGCTGATCGTGGGCGCCGGGATTTCGGGCATCGGGACGGCGTGGCACTTGCAGAAATATTGCCCGGGCAAGCGCTTTGCGCTGCTGGAGATGCGCGACAGCATCGGCGGCACCTGGGACCTGTTCCGCTATCCGGGCATCCGGTCGGACAGCGACATGCACACGCTGGGCTATCGCTTCCGACCCTGGACCAAGGCGAAGGCGATCGCCGATGGCCCCAGCATCATGGAATATCTGAACGAGGCGGTGGATGATTATGGCATCCGCGACCGCATCCGATACCGCCACAAGGCGGTGAAGGCGGAATGGTCGAGCGCCGACGCGCACTGGCTGGTGACGGTGGAGACGCCCGAGGGCACGCGGCAGATCGCGGCGAATTTCATCAGCATGTGCAGCGGTTATTACAACTACAGCAAGCCCTATCGACCCGAGTTTCCTGGTGAAACGGCGTTTCGCGGGCGCATCGTGCATCCGCAGTTTTGGACGCCGGACATCGATTATGCCGGCAAGCGGGTGGTGGTGATCGGCAGCGGGGCGACGGCGGTGACGCTGGTGCCGGAGATGGCGAAGACGGCGGCGCATGTGACGATGTTGCAGCGGTCGCCCACCTATGTGGTGAGCCGGCCGGCGGCGGACCGGATCGCCAACGGGCTGCGCCGGGTGCTGCCGGAAATGGCGGCCTATACCATCACGCGCTGGAAGAATGTGCTGGCGCAGCTGTTCTTCTTCAAGCTGGCGCGGAGCCGGCCGGCGAAGGTGAAGGAGAAGATGATCGAGATGGTGCGGGCGGAGCTGCCCGGCCATGACGTGGCGACGCATTTCACGCCGCGCTACAACCCTTGGGACCAGCGGGTGTGCCTGGTGCCTGATGCCGACCTGTTCGAATCGCTGCGGGCGGGGACGTCGTCGGTGGTGACGGACACGATCGAGCGCTTCACCGAGACGGGCATTGCGCTCTCGTCTGGCAAGGTGCTGGAGGCCGACCTGATCGTGACGGCGACGGGGCTGGACTTGCAGCTGATGAGCGACATCGAGCTGGTGATCGATGGCCGGCCGCACGACATCACGACCTCGATGCAATATAAGGCGATGATGTATTCGGATGTGCCGAACCTGGCGAACACCTTCGGCTATACCAACGCAAGCTGGACGCTGAAGGCCGACCTGACGGCGGAATATGTCTGCCGGCTGATCAACCACATGGATAAAACGGGGATGCGCCAGTGCACGCCGCGCGTGACCGATGCCAGCGTGACCGAGGTGCCGTTCCTGGATTTCAGCAGCGGTTATGTGACCCGCGCGATGCACAAGTTTCCGCGGCAGGGCAGCAAGAAGCCGTGGCGGGTGGACCAGAATTATGCCGTCGACATGCTGGCGCTGCGGTACGGCAAGCTGGAGGACGGGGCGATGATCTTCAGCAATCCCGCCGGCGGCGTGACGTTGCCGCAACCGGAGTGGGAGCCGGTCGCGGCAGCGGCAGAATGATGATCAGTATTTGACGGAGCAGCCGTAGGGCTTGCTGCTGGCGACCTGCACCGGCTTGCCGGCCTCGAGGTCGTTGAGCGCGGCGCGGACGAAATTCTTCGCGCCCTTGATGTCGGCCGGGTCGGCGGTGGGGGTGTCGTCGATGCCGCCGGCATAGACCAGCGTGCCCTTGCCATCGATCACGAACATGTGCGGGGTGGTGCGCGCGCCATAGGCCTTGCCGATGGTGCCCGCGGGATCGAGCAGATAGGCGGTGCTGTTGAAGCCTTGCGCCTTTTTCAGCGCGTTGGCGGCGCCGCCGTCGACATGGCCCTGCTTGCCCGGCGCGCCGCTGTTGATGGTGAGCCAGACGACGCCATCCTTGCGGGCTTCGCCTTGCAGGCGCTGCATGTCGCCGCCGCTGTAATGTTTCTTGACGAAGGGGCAGTCGGCGTTGGTCCATTCAAGGACCACCGTCTTGCCGCGGAAATCGGCGAGATTGTGCGTCTTGCCGTTGCTGTCGGTGGCGGTGAAGGCCGGGGCGGGCGAGCCGACGACGGCGTTGGCAAGGGCGGGGGCGGCGATCGCGATCGCCGCGGCGGTCATCAGGGTCTTGAACATCGTGACGCTCCGTTGGTCAGGCCGAAAGGCCGGTGAGATGGTCGACGGTCAGCAATTGGGGCAGTTCCTCCACCCGGCCGTCGCTCCGGTAGAAGAGATAGAGAGGAATTCCCGCCCTGCCACGGCTTTCGAGAAATTTTGCTATTTCCGCGTCGGGCCGGGTCCAGTCGCCGACCAGCACCTTGATGCCGGCGCGGGCGAAATAGTCGGCGACGGCGGGGCGGGAGAGGGCGCCGCGCTCGTTGACCTTGCAGGTCAGGCACCAGTCCGCGGTGAAATAGACGAAGATGGGGGTTTTCGCGGCCTGAAGCTCGGCGAGTCGGGCGGCGCTGAAGGCTTCGGCTTTCAGGGTGCCGGGGCCTTCGGCGGCATTGTCGGACGCCGGCGCGGGGATGCGGGCGAGGGCGACGGGCGCGGCGACCACCGCCAGCGCGGCGAGGCCGGCGGGCAGCCAGCCGGGGCGGAAGGCGGACTGGCGCAGGCCGAGCCACCACAGGCCGAGGCCGAGCAGCAGCGCGGCGAGCAGGCCGAGCGCCAGGCCGTCGACGCCGGCCTGGCGGCCGAGCACCCAGCCGAGCGCCAGCGCGGTCAGCAGCATCGGGATGGCGAGGATGCGGCGGAAGGTGAGCATCCAGGCGCCGGGTTTGGGCAGGCGCCGGCGCAGCCAGGGAATGAAACCGATGGCGAGGAAGGGGAGGGCGAGGCCGAGGCCGAGGCCGGCGAAGACCGCGAGCCCGAGCGCGGGCGGCAGGACCAGCGCGGCGCCGAGCGCGCCGGCCATGAAGGGGCCGGTGCAGGGGGTGGCCACGAACGCCGCCAGCACCCCGGTCCAGAAGGCGCCCTGGGCGCCAGGCTTTGCCGCGAGCGACTGGCCGGCGCCCTTGCCGGCGAGGTCGATCTCGAACAGGCCGGCGAAATTGAGGCCGATGGCCAGCGTCAGCAGCATGAGCAGCAGGATGACGCGCGGGTCCTGGAGCTGCACCGCCCAGCCGGCGCCCGCGCCGGCCTGGGCGAGCGCGATGGCGACGCCGCCGAGCGCGGTGCAGATGAGGATGACGCCGGCGGTGTAGGCCAGCGCCTCCGACCGTGCGGCCGCGGGAGACGCGCCGGATTTCGCCAGGCTGAGCGCCTTCAGGCTGAGGATCGGGAAGACGCAGGGCATGACGTTGAGCAACAGCCCGCCGGCGAGCGCGAGCGCGAAGGCGAGGCCGAAACCGCTGCTGTCGGCGGCCTTTGGCGCGAGCGGCGTGGCGGCGGGGACGGTGCCGGGGGTGGCGGTGAGCGCGAGGCCGAAGACCTCCTCCCCCTGTTCGACGCGCAGGACGCCGGCGATGGCCTGGGCGGCGCCGGCGGACGGATTGGCGGCGGTTTCGATGATGAGGGCGTTGTTGGTCCGGCCAATGAGCTGCGGCGCGGCATATTGCACTTCCTCGCCCAGCGTGAAGAAGTGCGCGGCGGTGACCTTGTCCGGCGCGGCGAAGGGGATGGCGAGCCGGAGTTTGCCGTTGGCGACGGCAAAGTGGCCCGGTTCGGCCAGCGTGCGGGGAAGCGCGGCGCGGGCATCGGCGAAGGTGGCGGTGGCGGCGGGGTCGGGCGCGCCGGTGCCGGGGGTGAGCGGCAGGGAGAGGGTGGCGCTTTCGGGCACGCAGAGCGATTCGTCGCAGACCAGCCAGTCCAGCTTGACCGCGAGCGTGAAGGGGGTGGGGGCGCCTGCGGGGAGGGTGATGTCCGCCAGCAGGGCATTCTTCGTGCCATAGACATGGTTCATGATGCCGGAGACGAGATAGGTTTTCGGCACGGGGTAGCGGAAATCGCCTGCCGTGGCGCCCGCCGGCAGGGTCCATTTCGCGCGGGTTTCGATGCCGCTGTCCCCAGGGTTTTTCCAATAGGTGTGCCAGCCGGGCTGCGGCGTCATCACGACCGCGACGGTGAAGGGCTTGCCCGGCGCCGGGGTGCGGGTTTCGGCGACCAGTTCGACTTTGGTATGGGGCTGCTGCGACACCGGTTGCGCATAGGCGGGAAGCGCGAGCGCCATCAGCAGGAGAAGCAGTCCTTTAAGCATGTGCGGCACATAGGCTGCTGGTGGTGGAAGGCAAGGGACGAGAAGGGGATGTGGTGGTTGACGGCCCACGGAACGGGCGTGCCGCGATGCCCGGTCAGGCTGCCATCGTGCGGCGACGGCGGACGGCGGACCCGACGAGGCCGAAGCCGACAATCAGCATGGCCCAGGTGGCAGGCTCCGGCACCGGGGTGCCGATGTCGTCGCAAATGCCATTGTCGCTGCCGTTGGCCTTGCACAACAGATTGACCCGGAGCCCGACGCCGCCATTCGAATGAAAGGCGGGCGCGGTCTGCGCGCCGAGAAAAAGGTAGCCGCCGCCTCCCTCGTAGGTCCAGAGCCAGTTCGGGCCCGCGCTTCCCTCGATTTCTTCGAACGTGCCGAGCGGCGCGGTGCCGGAAACGACATGGGTGGAAAAGGGCTGCCCGGCCAATCCGCTCCAGCTGGTTCCGGCGCCGTTGATCGCCAGCTGATCCATTGCGCCCCGGGGATTTGTGCCGGTGTTCGACGCGCCGGGCGAAAGCGACAGCCCGAGGGCAACGAAGACCGTGGCCGCCGGCTGTTGCGTGAGCGCGGCATTGAGATAGAGGCGACCGCCGGCGATGAGATAGCTGTCCAGCAGGCCGGGATTGGCGTTGAGGAAAGAGATCATTTCCGCGCCGGCGCGTTCGCTGCCTTCCATGTAGATGAAGCTGCTGGTGGACGCGTTGAACGCGGTCGCGTCGAAACCCTGATAGCGGGTGTAATTACCGGCGCCGTAGAGGGTGACCATCGCCGCTTCGGGAGAACCGGCGTCGGCAGCGGTCAGGCCCCAGGGGTTTTCGCTGCCCGTCATGTAAACAAAGCTGGGATTTGCCGTTGCCGCCGGCGCGATCACCACGGCGGCCATGCCAATCAGGATTGCGGAAATGTGACGCATGAACTGTCCCCCCTGCATGACTGTGGGAACAGTAGCATGGATGGATCGATTTTAACAGGGTGCGAGCAGAAATCCCCCATGATCTGCCGACCATGGGGTCGGGTTGCTTGGCGTGCCGGTGGCGGCGGACGTAAAAAGGGGGCGGCCAGGCCACCCCCTTTCGTCGATCGCCACGGATGGGGGGCCGCCCCATCCGTTTTTGGTGCGTTGAGGTCAGCGCTTGCTGAACTGGAAGCTGCGGCGCGCCTTGGCCTTGCCGTATTTCTTCCGCTCGACGACGCGGCTGTCCCGGGTGAGGAAGCCGGCGGCCTTGACGGCACCGCGCAGCGCGGGTTCGTAGCGGCTGAGCGCCTGGGCGATGCCGTGCTTGACCGCGCCGGCCTGGCCGGAGAGGCCGCCGCCGGTGACGGTGGCGACGACATCATATTGCTCGCGCCGGCCGGCGACGTCGAACGGCTGGTTGATGACCAGGCGCAGCGTCGGGCGGGCGAAATAGACGGTCTGGTCGCGGCCGTTGACCTCGATCTTGCCGCTGCCGGGCTTCAGCCAGACGCGGGCGACGGCATCCTTGCGGCGGCCGGTGGCATAGGCGCGGCCCTGCTTGTCGATTTCCTGGGCGCGGAGCGCGACCGGGGCGGCGACGGGGGCGGGGGTGCCGGCCTCGGCGGCAGCGGCGGCGGCGACGGTGGCGTCAGCCTTCAGCTGGGCCAGGTCGGCCAGCGATTGGCGGGTATCGGCTTGTTGTTCGCTCATGGTTGGCGACCCTTACTTCGTTTGCGCGGCAGCGACGGCCACATTCTTGCGGTTCATGGCGGCGACATCGAGCAGCTCGGGCGCCTGCGCGGCATGGTCATGCTCGGCGCCCTTGAAGATGCGCAGGCGGCGCATCTGGGCGCGGCCGAGCGGACCGCGCGGGATCATCCGCTCCACGGCCTTTTCCAGAACGCGTTCGGGAAAGCGGCCTTCGAGCACCTTGTCGGCACGGACTTCCTTGATGCCGCCGATGTAGCCGGTGTGGCGATAATACATCTTCTGCGTCGCCTTGTTGCCGGTGAAGCGGACCTTCTCGGCATTGATGACGATGACATTGTCGCCGCAATCGACGTGCGGGGTGAAGATCGTCTTGTGCTTGCCGCGCAGGCGGTTGGCGATGATGGTGGCGAGCCGACCGACGACGAGACCTTCGGCGTCGATCAGGATCCATTTATTCTCGACCTCGGCGGGTTTCGCCGAAGCGGTGGAACGGGTGAGCATGGGGTTCGTCCTGATGTTTGATCTGCGACGCGCGCTATGATGGGTGGCTGCGAAAAAGGCAAGGAAAAGCGGTACTTTTGTGGTGGGGTAAAATGTTACCCCAACGAGCGGCGAGAGCCGACGGCGTGCGCGGCCCAGGCGGTGCTGGCGACAAGGAGGGCGCCGACCGCCTGGTGCAGCACGGCGAGCGTGATGTCCACGCCGGTCATGACGGTGGCGATACCGAGCAGGATCTGGACGCCGAAGGCGCTGTGGAGGGCGATGGAGGCGGGGCGATCGCCGGCGCGGCGGGCGGCGCGGGCGAGCAGGACGAGGGCGACAACGGCGACGAAGGCCCACCATCGGTGGATGAAATGGATGAGGAAGGGGTCGCTGCTGAGCGTGGCCCAGAGGCTGCCCTGATCCTGGACGCCGGCGGGGAAGAAGCGTTCGTTCATCAGGGGCCATGTGTTGGCGACCTGGCCGGCGTTGAGACCGGCGACGAAGGCGCCGAACAGCAGCTGGACGAAGAGGATGAGGCCGACGGCGAGGGTGAGGGGCGTGAGGCGGGCGGGGCGGCTGCCGGGCACCGCGGCGAGACGGCGCAGGTCGAGCGCGGTCCAGACCAGACCGGCGAGGATGAAGAGCGCGGTCAGCAGGTGGACGGCGAGACGGTAGTGGCTGACGTCGGTGCGCTGGGTGAGGCCGCTGGACACCATCCACCAGCCGATGGTACCCTGCAGGCCGCCGAGCGCAAGGAGCGCGAGCAGGCGACGGCCGTAGCCGGGCGGAATCGCACGTTTCCAGGCAAACCAGGCCAGCGGCAGGGCGAAGGCGAGGCCGATGACGCGGCCGAGCAGGCGGTGGATATATTCCCAGAAGTAGATGAATTTGAAATCGGCGAGGCTCATGCCCTTGTTGATGAGCTGATATTCCGGGATCTGGCGGTATTTCTCGAACTCAGCGAGCCATTGTGCGTCGGTCAGCGGGGGGAGTGCGCCGCTGATGGGTTTCCATTCAGTGATGGAGAGGCCGGATTCGGTGAGGCGGGTGATGCCGCCGACGACGACCATGGCGAAGACGAGGCCGGCGACCGCCAGCAGCCAGTTGGCGATGGCGATGGGTCGGGTGCGCGGCAGGGCGTGGGCGAGACTGGCCATGGCGGCGCTGTAGGGGCTGGGCGGCGGGTGGGAAAGCGCGCATGCGGTCGCAGCGCCCTTTGCGCCAGCGTGGAAAAGCGCCTATTGACGCGGGCATGGCTTCCAATCCTCACGCTGCCGGGCCGGCGCCCGTGCCCTATAAAATCCCGTCGGTGCATCCCGAGGGGCTGAAATTCACCGGCATTGCCGCGGCGATCACGCTGGTGGCATTCTTGGCCGGCTGGAGCGTGGTGGGCTGGCTGCTGGTGGGGTTGACGATCTGGGTTGCGGCGTTCTTTCGCGATCCGGTGCGGGTGACGCCGGCAGGCGAGGGGTTGATCGTGTCGCCGGCGGACGGGCTGGTGTGCCAGATCATGCGCGTGGAGGCGCCGCGGCAGTTGCTGGGCGAGGGCGGGCTGGAGCCGCAGGGGCTGACGCGGGTGTCGGTGTTCATGTCGGTGTTCGACGTGCACATCAACCGCGCGGCGATCGGCGGCACGGTGCGCCGCGTCGCTTATGTGCCCGGCGCCTTCGTGAATGCCGACCTGGACAAGGCGAGCGAGGAGAATGAGCGCAACTATATCCTGATCGAGGGGATGGACGGGGTGAAGGTGGGGTTCACGCAGATCGCCGGGCTGGTGGCGCGGCGCATCCTGTGTTTCGTGAAGGAAGGCGACCTGGTGGCAGCGGGGCAGCGGATCGGGTTGATCCGCTTCGGCAGCCGCGTGGACATCTTCGTGCCGGACGGGTTCAACGTGCAGGTGGTGAAGGGGCAGCGCGCGGTGGCGGGCGAAACCATCGTGGCGCGGCGGGATGTGGTGGCGGCCGAGCCGGGGCCGGCGCAGTAATGGAGCGTGACCCGCGGGCGCGGCTGCGCTTGCTGCCCTATATCCCGATGCGGGCGTTGGTGCCCAACGCGATCACCATGCTGGCGCTGTGCGCCGGGGCGACGGGGGTGCGTTTTGCCATTGCCGGGCAGTTCGACAAGGCGGTGGCGGCGGTGGTGATCGCCGGCGTGCTGGACGGGCTGGACGGGCGGGTGGCG carries:
- the rpsI gene encoding 30S ribosomal protein S9 gives rise to the protein MSEQQADTRQSLADLAQLKADATVAAAAAAEAGTPAPVAAPVALRAQEIDKQGRAYATGRRKDAVARVWLKPGSGKIEVNGRDQTVYFARPTLRLVINQPFDVAGRREQYDVVATVTGGGLSGQAGAVKHGIAQALSRYEPALRGAVKAAGFLTRDSRVVERKKYGKAKARRSFQFSKR
- a CDS encoding PEPxxWA-CTERM sorting domain-containing protein, which produces MRHISAILIGMAAVVIAPAATANPSFVYMTGSENPWGLTAADAGSPEAAMVTLYGAGNYTRYQGFDATAFNASTSSFIYMEGSERAGAEMISFLNANPGLLDSYLIAGGRLYLNAALTQQPAATVFVALGLSLSPGASNTGTNPRGAMDQLAINGAGTSWSGLAGQPFSTHVVSGTAPLGTFEEIEGSAGPNWLWTYEGGGGYLFLGAQTAPAFHSNGGVGLRVNLLCKANGSDNGICDDIGTPVPEPATWAMLIVGFGLVGSAVRRRRTMAA
- a CDS encoding thioredoxin family protein → MFKTLMTAAAIAIAAPALANAVVGSPAPAFTATDSNGKTHNLADFRGKTVVLEWTNADCPFVKKHYSGGDMQRLQGEARKDGVVWLTINSGAPGKQGHVDGGAANALKKAQGFNSTAYLLDPAGTIGKAYGARTTPHMFVIDGKGTLVYAGGIDDTPTADPADIKGAKNFVRAALNDLEAGKPVQVASSKPYGCSVKY
- a CDS encoding flavin-containing monooxygenase translates to MVETLDVLIVGAGISGIGTAWHLQKYCPGKRFALLEMRDSIGGTWDLFRYPGIRSDSDMHTLGYRFRPWTKAKAIADGPSIMEYLNEAVDDYGIRDRIRYRHKAVKAEWSSADAHWLVTVETPEGTRQIAANFISMCSGYYNYSKPYRPEFPGETAFRGRIVHPQFWTPDIDYAGKRVVVIGSGATAVTLVPEMAKTAAHVTMLQRSPTYVVSRPAADRIANGLRRVLPEMAAYTITRWKNVLAQLFFFKLARSRPAKVKEKMIEMVRAELPGHDVATHFTPRYNPWDQRVCLVPDADLFESLRAGTSSVVTDTIERFTETGIALSSGKVLEADLIVTATGLDLQLMSDIELVIDGRPHDITTSMQYKAMMYSDVPNLANTFGYTNASWTLKADLTAEYVCRLINHMDKTGMRQCTPRVTDASVTEVPFLDFSSGYVTRAMHKFPRQGSKKPWRVDQNYAVDMLALRYGKLEDGAMIFSNPAGGVTLPQPEWEPVAAAAE
- the rplM gene encoding 50S ribosomal protein L13; amino-acid sequence: MLTRSTASAKPAEVENKWILIDAEGLVVGRLATIIANRLRGKHKTIFTPHVDCGDNVIVINAEKVRFTGNKATQKMYYRHTGYIGGIKEVRADKVLEGRFPERVLEKAVERMIPRGPLGRAQMRRLRIFKGAEHDHAAQAPELLDVAAMNRKNVAVAAAQTK
- a CDS encoding phosphatidylserine decarboxylase, whose product is MASNPHAAGPAPVPYKIPSVHPEGLKFTGIAAAITLVAFLAGWSVVGWLLVGLTIWVAAFFRDPVRVTPAGEGLIVSPADGLVCQIMRVEAPRQLLGEGGLEPQGLTRVSVFMSVFDVHINRAAIGGTVRRVAYVPGAFVNADLDKASEENERNYILIEGMDGVKVGFTQIAGLVARRILCFVKEGDLVAAGQRIGLIRFGSRVDIFVPDGFNVQVVKGQRAVAGETIVARRDVVAAEPGPAQ
- a CDS encoding COX15/CtaA family protein, with amino-acid sequence MASLAHALPRTRPIAIANWLLAVAGLVFAMVVVGGITRLTESGLSITEWKPISGALPPLTDAQWLAEFEKYRQIPEYQLINKGMSLADFKFIYFWEYIHRLLGRVIGLAFALPLAWFAWKRAIPPGYGRRLLALLALGGLQGTIGWWMVSSGLTQRTDVSHYRLAVHLLTALFILAGLVWTALDLRRLAAVPGSRPARLTPLTLAVGLILFVQLLFGAFVAGLNAGQVANTWPLMNERFFPAGVQDQGSLWATLSSDPFLIHFIHRWWAFVAVVALVLLARAARRAGDRPASIALHSAFGVQILLGIATVMTGVDITLAVLHQAVGALLVASTAWAAHAVGSRRSLG
- a CDS encoding protein-disulfide reductase DsbD family protein, translated to MLKGLLLLLMALALPAYAQPVSQQPHTKVELVAETRTPAPGKPFTVAVVMTPQPGWHTYWKNPGDSGIETRAKWTLPAGATAGDFRYPVPKTYLVSGIMNHVYGTKNALLADITLPAGAPTPFTLAVKLDWLVCDESLCVPESATLSLPLTPGTGAPDPAATATFADARAALPRTLAEPGHFAVANGKLRLAIPFAAPDKVTAAHFFTLGEEVQYAAPQLIGRTNNALIIETAANPSAGAAQAIAGVLRVEQGEEVFGLALTATPGTVPAATPLAPKAADSSGFGLAFALALAGGLLLNVMPCVFPILSLKALSLAKSGASPAAARSEALAYTAGVILICTALGGVAIALAQAGAGAGWAVQLQDPRVILLLMLLTLAIGLNFAGLFEIDLAGKGAGQSLAAKPGAQGAFWTGVLAAFVATPCTGPFMAGALGAALVLPPALGLAVFAGLGLGLALPFLAIGFIPWLRRRLPKPGAWMLTFRRILAIPMLLTALALGWVLGRQAGVDGLALGLLAALLLGLGLWWLGLRQSAFRPGWLPAGLAALAVVAAPVALARIPAPASDNAAEGPGTLKAEAFSAARLAELQAAKTPIFVYFTADWCLTCKVNERGALSRPAVADYFARAGIKVLVGDWTRPDAEIAKFLESRGRAGIPLYLFYRSDGRVEELPQLLTVDHLTGLSA